The Rhododendron vialii isolate Sample 1 chromosome 5a, ASM3025357v1 genome contains a region encoding:
- the LOC131327566 gene encoding glutathione S-transferase T2-like has translation MNRWSAIQLSVNKFCGCYAQIELRHQSGVTEEDKVSEVKTYYKSLETSKNTSKNSSFQFEHCWKQLRYQPKWLEDFERRKPKKNKTWTVPSPSTPELVDLGKGDATFVDLERPPGNKGEKERLKKRKKAEISTSPLAGILTDIKEEHKKQVTRKWTSSNN, from the exons ATGAACAGATGGTCAGCAATTCAACTTTCTGTTAACAAGTTCTGTGGATGCTATGCTCAAATTGAATTGAGGCATCAAAGTGGTGTGACCGAGGAAGACAAG GTCTCTGAAGTAAAAACTTACTACAAGTCACTCGAGACCTCAAAAAATACCTCAAAAAATAGCTCATTTCAGTTTGAACACTGTTGGAAACAGTTGAGATATCAACCAAAGTGGTTGGAGGACTTTGAGAGGAGAAAAccaaagaagaacaaaacttGGACAGTACCTTCTCCTTCTACTCCAGAGTTGGTAGATCTTGGAAAAGGTGATGCCACCTTTGTGGACTTGGAGAGACCTCCGGGTAATAAAGGTGAGAAGGAGcgattgaaaaaaagaaagaaagctgaAATTTCCACTTCTCCTCTTGCAGGAATACTAACTGATATCAAGGAAGAACATAAAAAGCAAGTGACAAGAAAATGGACATCATCCAATAACTAA
- the LOC131327567 gene encoding uncharacterized protein LOC131327567, with product MHFTAAFEEAATASKAQKSLPSRLAPRLGIWFCATVARLAWRGSVALVCGDFFSRSQFPSLSLMTHLHSPAQQLPTSLGFSQFPTSLISISTSRFIAGGFAEIFHPPKRQGMDAQKNAYFTNLLQDGLILDDELSMEPQDEVGFTYANQNAEEFTQASQTSAQMGSTSKKPQRGGNFTDEEDKLLVSA from the exons ATGCATTTTACCGCAGCTTTTGAAGAAGCTGCTACTGCAT CCAAAGCCCAAAAATCCCTTCCCAGCAGACTAGCTCCACGCTTGGGGATTTGGTTTTGCGCTACAGTAGCTCGTTTGGCCTGGCGTGGCTCTGTAGCCCTCGTCTGTGGTGATTTCTTCTCCCGCTCTCAGTTTCCCTCGCTTTCTCTCATGACTCATCTCCATTCTCCTGCCCAACAGCTCCCTACTTCTCTCGGTTTCTCTCAGTTTCCTACTTCTCTCATCTCTATTTCCACAAGCAGATTCATTGCTGGTGGGTTTGCTGAGATTTTTCATCCTCCTAAAAGACAAG GGATGGATGCGCAGAAAAATGCATATTTCACAAATCTCTTACAAGATGGCTTGATCTTGGATGATGAACTCTCAATGGAGCCTCAAGATGAAGTTGGATTTACTTATGCAAATCAAAATGCAGAAGAGTTCACCCAAGCATCTCAAACCTCAGCTCAAATGGGATCCACTTCTAAGAAACCGCAACGCGGTGGCAACTTCACCGATGAAGAAGACAAATTGCTTGTATCGGCATAG